In a genomic window of Ipomoea triloba cultivar NCNSP0323 chromosome 3, ASM357664v1:
- the LOC116013400 gene encoding U-box domain-containing protein 32 isoform X2, with product MGDEEGEAVYDVENTVFVAVGKNVKEGKSTLYWAVKSFSRKRICLLHVHQPTQLLSAMDGKLSNTKLKQAAVKACQELERQKMHKLVNQYLVFLDQAGIQGDKMWLEMNDVEKGIVQVIREQNIRWLVMGAAAEKYYSKKLSGLKSNKAIFVCQHAPVSCHIWFICSGCLIYTRDLNVGSVLPSPSELSSPRRNGDTVTLDELAKDSDDENADNCQETSTSVKVMNELKSTTSMSVETKEKNSPSDLGNQCQAHMLQSWSPPQLEEKSNRETTDDRSKLEHAITDAENAKQRAFEESLRRWRAEEETMEAIREAEASEKVCAEEVKRRKEIEEMLALQTQELEKLKVQHNQLSEELQMIKEQEPALQDQIEQSSCAEKELEEKIIQAVELLISFKARRDALKMERDTAIRELNILKKLVKEDNVDFLGSRFFEFSFSDITEATKNFDPSLKIGEGNFGSVYKGILRHLKVAIKMLPSNGSISDSEFEYEAEALSRVRHPNLVTLIGYCSESRSVVYEYLDNGNLEYHLFSQARSRLLHWQYRIRIAIEICSALIFLHANSPCLVHGNLKPSNILLDAKFVSKISDLGIIRLISKSGNPFNCTTPSTMDNPEASIYVDPDFVKEGDQTAKSDVYAFGIVILQLLTARPASGIVRDVYCALESGNFTTVLDFSAGDWPIEQAEELAYLGVRCCQTIGSNRPDLVSEVWPMLEPMKYLCTLPPSDSNSSCLGSKTQKRIPSHFVCPIFQEVMEDPYIAADGFTYEADAIKGWLYSGHETSPMTNLTLDHCDLIPNYALYYAIQEWQQQP from the exons ATGGGTGATGAAGAAGGTGAAGCAGTGTATGATGTTGAGAACACAGTGTTTGTAGCTGTGGGGAAGAATGTGAAGGAGGGGAAGTCAACACTTTATTGGGCAGTGAAGAGCTTTTCGAGGAAGAGAATTTGCCTTCTTCATGTTCATCAGCCTACTCAATTGCTCTCTGCCA TGGATGGAAAGCTGTCCAACACCAAGCTGAAACAAGCAGCAGTGAAGGCATGCCAGGAACTTGAACGCCAAAAGATGCACAAACTTGTAAATCAATACCTTGTCTTTCTAGACCAAGCAGGG ATACAGGGAGATAAGATGTGGCTTGAAATGAATGATGTTGAGAAAGGGATTGTGCAAGTCATTCGTGAACAGAATATCCGATGGCTTGTCATGGGAGCAGCAGCAGAGAAGTACTACTCAAA GAAATTGTCGGGGCTAAAGTCCAATAAGGCTATATTTGTATGCCAACACGCACCAGTCTCCTGTCATATTTGGTTTATTTGCAGTGGGTGTTTAATATATACAAG GGATTTAAATGTTGGTTCTGTTCTACCTAGCCCTAGTGAGTTATCTTCTCCAAGGAGAAATGGAGATACGGTCACGCTGGATGAGCTTGCAAAAGACTCAGATGATGAAAATGCTGACAATTGCCAAGAAACTTCTACATCTGTGAAAGTAATGAACGAGTTAAAGTCAACTACATCCATGAGTGTTGAGACTAAGGAAAAGAATTCACCTTCAGATTTGGGAAACCAATGCCAAGCACATATGTTACAGTCATGGTCTCCTCCTCAGCTA GAAGAGAAATCTAACAGGGAAACTACTGATGATCGGAGTAAACTTGAGCATGCTATAACAGATGCTGAGAATGCCAAACAGAGAGCTTTTGAAGAATCATTGAGACGATGGAGAGCTGAAGAAGAGACCATGGAGGCTATCCGTGAG GCTGAAGCCTCAGAAAAAGTATGCGCAGAAGAGGTAAAGCGAAGAAAAGAAATTGAGGAAATGCTAGCTCTGCAAACTCAAGAACTAGAAAAGCTCAAAGTTCAGCATAATCAGTTATCAGAAGAGCTTCAAATGATCAAAGAGCAGGAGCCAGCACTTCAAGATCAAATAGAACAGTCCTCCTGTGCCGAGAAGGAATTAGAGGAGAAGATCATTCAAGCAGTGGAACTCTTGATATCCTTTAAGGCAAGACGAGATGCATTGAAGATGGAGCGTGACACTGCAATTAGAGAACTTAACATATTAAAGAAATTGGTGAAGGAGGACAATGTTGACTTTTTGGGCTCAAGGTTTTTTGAGTTCTCTTTTTCAGATATCACAGAGGCTACTAAGAACTTTGATCCATCGTTAAAGATTGGAGAAGGAAATTTTGGAAGCGTTTACAAGGGGATTCTTCGCCATCTGAAGGTAGCCATAAAGATGTTGCCCTCTAATGGTTCTATAAGTGATTCAGAATTTGAATATGAG GCAGAAGCTTTGAGCAGGGTGAGGCATCCAAATCTTGTGACGCTGATTGGTTATTGTTCAGAATCTAGATCAGTTGTATACGAATACCTTGACAATGGCAACCTTGAATATCACCTTTTCTCCCAGGCAAGATCTCGCCTCCTTCATTGGCAATATCGGATTAGAATTGCTATTGAGATATGTTCTGCTCTTATCTTTCTGCATGCCAACAGCCCTTGTCTTGTCCATGGGAACTTGAAACCTTCTAATATTCTCCTTGATGCAAAATTTGTCAGCAAGATAAGTGACTTGGGCATCATTCGTTTGATTTCCAAGAGTGGAAATCCATTTAATTGCACCACACCAAGTACTATGGATAACCCTGAGGCTTCTATTTATGTGGACCCAGATTTTGTTAAGGAAGGAGATCAAACTGCAAAATCTGATGTTTATGCATTTGGCATTGTAATCTTACAACTTTTAACTGCAAGACCAGCCTCAGGTATAGTGAGGGATGTTTACTGTGCTCTGGAAAGTGGAAACTTCACTACAGTCTTGGACTTCTCGGCTGGAGACTGGCCAATTGAGCAAGCAGAAGAGTTGGCTTATCTAGGTGTGAGGTGTTGTCAAACTATTGGCTCAAATAGACCTGATCTGGTTTCTGAAGTTTGGCCTATGCTTGAGCCAATGAAATACTTGTGCACATTGCCCCCCTCAGATTCGAATTCATCTTGCTTAGGTTCCAAGACTCAAAAGCGAATCCCATCTCATTTTGTCTGTCCTATTTTCCAG GAAGTGATGGAAGATCCATACATAGCAGCTGATGGGTTTACATATGAAGCGGATGCTATCAAAGGATGGTTGTATAGTGGTCATGAGACCTCGCCAATGACAAACCTGACACTTGATCATTGCGATCTAATCCCCAACTACGCTCTCTACTATGCCATTCAGGAATGGCAACAGCAGCCCTGA
- the LOC116013400 gene encoding U-box domain-containing protein 32 isoform X4 has translation MMLRKGLCKSFVNRISDGLSWEQQQRSTTQNCRKLSGLKSNKAIFVCQHAPVSCHIWFICSGCLIYTRHRDLNVGSVLPSPSELSSPRRNGDTVTLDELAKDSDDENADNCQETSTSVKVMNELKSTTSMSVETKEKNSPSDLGNQCQAHMLQSWSPPQLEEKSNRETTDDRSKLEHAITDAENAKQRAFEESLRRWRAEEETMEAIREAEASEKVCAEEVKRRKEIEEMLALQTQELEKLKVQHNQLSEELQMIKEQEPALQDQIEQSSCAEKELEEKIIQAVELLISFKARRDALKMERDTAIRELNILKKLVKEDNVDFLGSRFFEFSFSDITEATKNFDPSLKIGEGNFGSVYKGILRHLKVAIKMLPSNGSISDSEFEYEAEALSRVRHPNLVTLIGYCSESRSVVYEYLDNGNLEYHLFSQARSRLLHWQYRIRIAIEICSALIFLHANSPCLVHGNLKPSNILLDAKFVSKISDLGIIRLISKSGNPFNCTTPSTMDNPEASIYVDPDFVKEGDQTAKSDVYAFGIVILQLLTARPASGIVRDVYCALESGNFTTVLDFSAGDWPIEQAEELAYLGVRCCQTIGSNRPDLVSEVWPMLEPMKYLCTLPPSDSNSSCLGSKTQKRIPSHFVCPIFQEVMEDPYIAADGFTYEADAIKGWLYSGHETSPMTNLTLDHCDLIPNYALYYAIQEWQQQP, from the exons ATGATGTTGAGAAAGGGATTGTGCAAGTCATTCGTGAACAGAATATCCGATGGCTTGTCATGGGAGCAGCAGCAGAGAAGTACTACTCAAA ACTGCAGGAAATTGTCGGGGCTAAAGTCCAATAAGGCTATATTTGTATGCCAACACGCACCAGTCTCCTGTCATATTTGGTTTATTTGCAGTGGGTGTTTAATATATACAAG ACACAGGGATTTAAATGTTGGTTCTGTTCTACCTAGCCCTAGTGAGTTATCTTCTCCAAGGAGAAATGGAGATACGGTCACGCTGGATGAGCTTGCAAAAGACTCAGATGATGAAAATGCTGACAATTGCCAAGAAACTTCTACATCTGTGAAAGTAATGAACGAGTTAAAGTCAACTACATCCATGAGTGTTGAGACTAAGGAAAAGAATTCACCTTCAGATTTGGGAAACCAATGCCAAGCACATATGTTACAGTCATGGTCTCCTCCTCAGCTA GAAGAGAAATCTAACAGGGAAACTACTGATGATCGGAGTAAACTTGAGCATGCTATAACAGATGCTGAGAATGCCAAACAGAGAGCTTTTGAAGAATCATTGAGACGATGGAGAGCTGAAGAAGAGACCATGGAGGCTATCCGTGAG GCTGAAGCCTCAGAAAAAGTATGCGCAGAAGAGGTAAAGCGAAGAAAAGAAATTGAGGAAATGCTAGCTCTGCAAACTCAAGAACTAGAAAAGCTCAAAGTTCAGCATAATCAGTTATCAGAAGAGCTTCAAATGATCAAAGAGCAGGAGCCAGCACTTCAAGATCAAATAGAACAGTCCTCCTGTGCCGAGAAGGAATTAGAGGAGAAGATCATTCAAGCAGTGGAACTCTTGATATCCTTTAAGGCAAGACGAGATGCATTGAAGATGGAGCGTGACACTGCAATTAGAGAACTTAACATATTAAAGAAATTGGTGAAGGAGGACAATGTTGACTTTTTGGGCTCAAGGTTTTTTGAGTTCTCTTTTTCAGATATCACAGAGGCTACTAAGAACTTTGATCCATCGTTAAAGATTGGAGAAGGAAATTTTGGAAGCGTTTACAAGGGGATTCTTCGCCATCTGAAGGTAGCCATAAAGATGTTGCCCTCTAATGGTTCTATAAGTGATTCAGAATTTGAATATGAG GCAGAAGCTTTGAGCAGGGTGAGGCATCCAAATCTTGTGACGCTGATTGGTTATTGTTCAGAATCTAGATCAGTTGTATACGAATACCTTGACAATGGCAACCTTGAATATCACCTTTTCTCCCAGGCAAGATCTCGCCTCCTTCATTGGCAATATCGGATTAGAATTGCTATTGAGATATGTTCTGCTCTTATCTTTCTGCATGCCAACAGCCCTTGTCTTGTCCATGGGAACTTGAAACCTTCTAATATTCTCCTTGATGCAAAATTTGTCAGCAAGATAAGTGACTTGGGCATCATTCGTTTGATTTCCAAGAGTGGAAATCCATTTAATTGCACCACACCAAGTACTATGGATAACCCTGAGGCTTCTATTTATGTGGACCCAGATTTTGTTAAGGAAGGAGATCAAACTGCAAAATCTGATGTTTATGCATTTGGCATTGTAATCTTACAACTTTTAACTGCAAGACCAGCCTCAGGTATAGTGAGGGATGTTTACTGTGCTCTGGAAAGTGGAAACTTCACTACAGTCTTGGACTTCTCGGCTGGAGACTGGCCAATTGAGCAAGCAGAAGAGTTGGCTTATCTAGGTGTGAGGTGTTGTCAAACTATTGGCTCAAATAGACCTGATCTGGTTTCTGAAGTTTGGCCTATGCTTGAGCCAATGAAATACTTGTGCACATTGCCCCCCTCAGATTCGAATTCATCTTGCTTAGGTTCCAAGACTCAAAAGCGAATCCCATCTCATTTTGTCTGTCCTATTTTCCAG GAAGTGATGGAAGATCCATACATAGCAGCTGATGGGTTTACATATGAAGCGGATGCTATCAAAGGATGGTTGTATAGTGGTCATGAGACCTCGCCAATGACAAACCTGACACTTGATCATTGCGATCTAATCCCCAACTACGCTCTCTACTATGCCATTCAGGAATGGCAACAGCAGCCCTGA
- the LOC116013400 gene encoding U-box domain-containing protein 32 isoform X3, translating to MGDEEGEAVYDVENTVFVAVGKNVKEGKSTLYWAVKSFSRKRICLLHVHQPTQLLSAMDGKLSNTKLKQAAVKACQELERQKMHKLVNQYLVFLDQAGIQGDKMWLEMNDVEKGIVQVIREQNIRWLVMGAAAEKYYSKKLSGLKSNKAIFVCQHAPVSCHIWFICSGCLIYTSPSELSSPRRNGDTVTLDELAKDSDDENADNCQETSTSVKVMNELKSTTSMSVETKEKNSPSDLGNQCQAHMLQSWSPPQLEEKSNRETTDDRSKLEHAITDAENAKQRAFEESLRRWRAEEETMEAIREAEASEKVCAEEVKRRKEIEEMLALQTQELEKLKVQHNQLSEELQMIKEQEPALQDQIEQSSCAEKELEEKIIQAVELLISFKARRDALKMERDTAIRELNILKKLVKEDNVDFLGSRFFEFSFSDITEATKNFDPSLKIGEGNFGSVYKGILRHLKVAIKMLPSNGSISDSEFEYEAEALSRVRHPNLVTLIGYCSESRSVVYEYLDNGNLEYHLFSQARSRLLHWQYRIRIAIEICSALIFLHANSPCLVHGNLKPSNILLDAKFVSKISDLGIIRLISKSGNPFNCTTPSTMDNPEASIYVDPDFVKEGDQTAKSDVYAFGIVILQLLTARPASGIVRDVYCALESGNFTTVLDFSAGDWPIEQAEELAYLGVRCCQTIGSNRPDLVSEVWPMLEPMKYLCTLPPSDSNSSCLGSKTQKRIPSHFVCPIFQEVMEDPYIAADGFTYEADAIKGWLYSGHETSPMTNLTLDHCDLIPNYALYYAIQEWQQQP from the exons ATGGGTGATGAAGAAGGTGAAGCAGTGTATGATGTTGAGAACACAGTGTTTGTAGCTGTGGGGAAGAATGTGAAGGAGGGGAAGTCAACACTTTATTGGGCAGTGAAGAGCTTTTCGAGGAAGAGAATTTGCCTTCTTCATGTTCATCAGCCTACTCAATTGCTCTCTGCCA TGGATGGAAAGCTGTCCAACACCAAGCTGAAACAAGCAGCAGTGAAGGCATGCCAGGAACTTGAACGCCAAAAGATGCACAAACTTGTAAATCAATACCTTGTCTTTCTAGACCAAGCAGGG ATACAGGGAGATAAGATGTGGCTTGAAATGAATGATGTTGAGAAAGGGATTGTGCAAGTCATTCGTGAACAGAATATCCGATGGCTTGTCATGGGAGCAGCAGCAGAGAAGTACTACTCAAA GAAATTGTCGGGGCTAAAGTCCAATAAGGCTATATTTGTATGCCAACACGCACCAGTCTCCTGTCATATTTGGTTTATTTGCAGTGGGTGTTTAATATATACAAG CCCTAGTGAGTTATCTTCTCCAAGGAGAAATGGAGATACGGTCACGCTGGATGAGCTTGCAAAAGACTCAGATGATGAAAATGCTGACAATTGCCAAGAAACTTCTACATCTGTGAAAGTAATGAACGAGTTAAAGTCAACTACATCCATGAGTGTTGAGACTAAGGAAAAGAATTCACCTTCAGATTTGGGAAACCAATGCCAAGCACATATGTTACAGTCATGGTCTCCTCCTCAGCTA GAAGAGAAATCTAACAGGGAAACTACTGATGATCGGAGTAAACTTGAGCATGCTATAACAGATGCTGAGAATGCCAAACAGAGAGCTTTTGAAGAATCATTGAGACGATGGAGAGCTGAAGAAGAGACCATGGAGGCTATCCGTGAG GCTGAAGCCTCAGAAAAAGTATGCGCAGAAGAGGTAAAGCGAAGAAAAGAAATTGAGGAAATGCTAGCTCTGCAAACTCAAGAACTAGAAAAGCTCAAAGTTCAGCATAATCAGTTATCAGAAGAGCTTCAAATGATCAAAGAGCAGGAGCCAGCACTTCAAGATCAAATAGAACAGTCCTCCTGTGCCGAGAAGGAATTAGAGGAGAAGATCATTCAAGCAGTGGAACTCTTGATATCCTTTAAGGCAAGACGAGATGCATTGAAGATGGAGCGTGACACTGCAATTAGAGAACTTAACATATTAAAGAAATTGGTGAAGGAGGACAATGTTGACTTTTTGGGCTCAAGGTTTTTTGAGTTCTCTTTTTCAGATATCACAGAGGCTACTAAGAACTTTGATCCATCGTTAAAGATTGGAGAAGGAAATTTTGGAAGCGTTTACAAGGGGATTCTTCGCCATCTGAAGGTAGCCATAAAGATGTTGCCCTCTAATGGTTCTATAAGTGATTCAGAATTTGAATATGAG GCAGAAGCTTTGAGCAGGGTGAGGCATCCAAATCTTGTGACGCTGATTGGTTATTGTTCAGAATCTAGATCAGTTGTATACGAATACCTTGACAATGGCAACCTTGAATATCACCTTTTCTCCCAGGCAAGATCTCGCCTCCTTCATTGGCAATATCGGATTAGAATTGCTATTGAGATATGTTCTGCTCTTATCTTTCTGCATGCCAACAGCCCTTGTCTTGTCCATGGGAACTTGAAACCTTCTAATATTCTCCTTGATGCAAAATTTGTCAGCAAGATAAGTGACTTGGGCATCATTCGTTTGATTTCCAAGAGTGGAAATCCATTTAATTGCACCACACCAAGTACTATGGATAACCCTGAGGCTTCTATTTATGTGGACCCAGATTTTGTTAAGGAAGGAGATCAAACTGCAAAATCTGATGTTTATGCATTTGGCATTGTAATCTTACAACTTTTAACTGCAAGACCAGCCTCAGGTATAGTGAGGGATGTTTACTGTGCTCTGGAAAGTGGAAACTTCACTACAGTCTTGGACTTCTCGGCTGGAGACTGGCCAATTGAGCAAGCAGAAGAGTTGGCTTATCTAGGTGTGAGGTGTTGTCAAACTATTGGCTCAAATAGACCTGATCTGGTTTCTGAAGTTTGGCCTATGCTTGAGCCAATGAAATACTTGTGCACATTGCCCCCCTCAGATTCGAATTCATCTTGCTTAGGTTCCAAGACTCAAAAGCGAATCCCATCTCATTTTGTCTGTCCTATTTTCCAG GAAGTGATGGAAGATCCATACATAGCAGCTGATGGGTTTACATATGAAGCGGATGCTATCAAAGGATGGTTGTATAGTGGTCATGAGACCTCGCCAATGACAAACCTGACACTTGATCATTGCGATCTAATCCCCAACTACGCTCTCTACTATGCCATTCAGGAATGGCAACAGCAGCCCTGA
- the LOC116013400 gene encoding U-box domain-containing protein 32 isoform X1 — translation MGDEEGEAVYDVENTVFVAVGKNVKEGKSTLYWAVKSFSRKRICLLHVHQPTQLLSAMDGKLSNTKLKQAAVKACQELERQKMHKLVNQYLVFLDQAGIQGDKMWLEMNDVEKGIVQVIREQNIRWLVMGAAAEKYYSKKLSGLKSNKAIFVCQHAPVSCHIWFICSGCLIYTRHRDLNVGSVLPSPSELSSPRRNGDTVTLDELAKDSDDENADNCQETSTSVKVMNELKSTTSMSVETKEKNSPSDLGNQCQAHMLQSWSPPQLEEKSNRETTDDRSKLEHAITDAENAKQRAFEESLRRWRAEEETMEAIREAEASEKVCAEEVKRRKEIEEMLALQTQELEKLKVQHNQLSEELQMIKEQEPALQDQIEQSSCAEKELEEKIIQAVELLISFKARRDALKMERDTAIRELNILKKLVKEDNVDFLGSRFFEFSFSDITEATKNFDPSLKIGEGNFGSVYKGILRHLKVAIKMLPSNGSISDSEFEYEAEALSRVRHPNLVTLIGYCSESRSVVYEYLDNGNLEYHLFSQARSRLLHWQYRIRIAIEICSALIFLHANSPCLVHGNLKPSNILLDAKFVSKISDLGIIRLISKSGNPFNCTTPSTMDNPEASIYVDPDFVKEGDQTAKSDVYAFGIVILQLLTARPASGIVRDVYCALESGNFTTVLDFSAGDWPIEQAEELAYLGVRCCQTIGSNRPDLVSEVWPMLEPMKYLCTLPPSDSNSSCLGSKTQKRIPSHFVCPIFQEVMEDPYIAADGFTYEADAIKGWLYSGHETSPMTNLTLDHCDLIPNYALYYAIQEWQQQP, via the exons ATGGGTGATGAAGAAGGTGAAGCAGTGTATGATGTTGAGAACACAGTGTTTGTAGCTGTGGGGAAGAATGTGAAGGAGGGGAAGTCAACACTTTATTGGGCAGTGAAGAGCTTTTCGAGGAAGAGAATTTGCCTTCTTCATGTTCATCAGCCTACTCAATTGCTCTCTGCCA TGGATGGAAAGCTGTCCAACACCAAGCTGAAACAAGCAGCAGTGAAGGCATGCCAGGAACTTGAACGCCAAAAGATGCACAAACTTGTAAATCAATACCTTGTCTTTCTAGACCAAGCAGGG ATACAGGGAGATAAGATGTGGCTTGAAATGAATGATGTTGAGAAAGGGATTGTGCAAGTCATTCGTGAACAGAATATCCGATGGCTTGTCATGGGAGCAGCAGCAGAGAAGTACTACTCAAA GAAATTGTCGGGGCTAAAGTCCAATAAGGCTATATTTGTATGCCAACACGCACCAGTCTCCTGTCATATTTGGTTTATTTGCAGTGGGTGTTTAATATATACAAG ACACAGGGATTTAAATGTTGGTTCTGTTCTACCTAGCCCTAGTGAGTTATCTTCTCCAAGGAGAAATGGAGATACGGTCACGCTGGATGAGCTTGCAAAAGACTCAGATGATGAAAATGCTGACAATTGCCAAGAAACTTCTACATCTGTGAAAGTAATGAACGAGTTAAAGTCAACTACATCCATGAGTGTTGAGACTAAGGAAAAGAATTCACCTTCAGATTTGGGAAACCAATGCCAAGCACATATGTTACAGTCATGGTCTCCTCCTCAGCTA GAAGAGAAATCTAACAGGGAAACTACTGATGATCGGAGTAAACTTGAGCATGCTATAACAGATGCTGAGAATGCCAAACAGAGAGCTTTTGAAGAATCATTGAGACGATGGAGAGCTGAAGAAGAGACCATGGAGGCTATCCGTGAG GCTGAAGCCTCAGAAAAAGTATGCGCAGAAGAGGTAAAGCGAAGAAAAGAAATTGAGGAAATGCTAGCTCTGCAAACTCAAGAACTAGAAAAGCTCAAAGTTCAGCATAATCAGTTATCAGAAGAGCTTCAAATGATCAAAGAGCAGGAGCCAGCACTTCAAGATCAAATAGAACAGTCCTCCTGTGCCGAGAAGGAATTAGAGGAGAAGATCATTCAAGCAGTGGAACTCTTGATATCCTTTAAGGCAAGACGAGATGCATTGAAGATGGAGCGTGACACTGCAATTAGAGAACTTAACATATTAAAGAAATTGGTGAAGGAGGACAATGTTGACTTTTTGGGCTCAAGGTTTTTTGAGTTCTCTTTTTCAGATATCACAGAGGCTACTAAGAACTTTGATCCATCGTTAAAGATTGGAGAAGGAAATTTTGGAAGCGTTTACAAGGGGATTCTTCGCCATCTGAAGGTAGCCATAAAGATGTTGCCCTCTAATGGTTCTATAAGTGATTCAGAATTTGAATATGAG GCAGAAGCTTTGAGCAGGGTGAGGCATCCAAATCTTGTGACGCTGATTGGTTATTGTTCAGAATCTAGATCAGTTGTATACGAATACCTTGACAATGGCAACCTTGAATATCACCTTTTCTCCCAGGCAAGATCTCGCCTCCTTCATTGGCAATATCGGATTAGAATTGCTATTGAGATATGTTCTGCTCTTATCTTTCTGCATGCCAACAGCCCTTGTCTTGTCCATGGGAACTTGAAACCTTCTAATATTCTCCTTGATGCAAAATTTGTCAGCAAGATAAGTGACTTGGGCATCATTCGTTTGATTTCCAAGAGTGGAAATCCATTTAATTGCACCACACCAAGTACTATGGATAACCCTGAGGCTTCTATTTATGTGGACCCAGATTTTGTTAAGGAAGGAGATCAAACTGCAAAATCTGATGTTTATGCATTTGGCATTGTAATCTTACAACTTTTAACTGCAAGACCAGCCTCAGGTATAGTGAGGGATGTTTACTGTGCTCTGGAAAGTGGAAACTTCACTACAGTCTTGGACTTCTCGGCTGGAGACTGGCCAATTGAGCAAGCAGAAGAGTTGGCTTATCTAGGTGTGAGGTGTTGTCAAACTATTGGCTCAAATAGACCTGATCTGGTTTCTGAAGTTTGGCCTATGCTTGAGCCAATGAAATACTTGTGCACATTGCCCCCCTCAGATTCGAATTCATCTTGCTTAGGTTCCAAGACTCAAAAGCGAATCCCATCTCATTTTGTCTGTCCTATTTTCCAG GAAGTGATGGAAGATCCATACATAGCAGCTGATGGGTTTACATATGAAGCGGATGCTATCAAAGGATGGTTGTATAGTGGTCATGAGACCTCGCCAATGACAAACCTGACACTTGATCATTGCGATCTAATCCCCAACTACGCTCTCTACTATGCCATTCAGGAATGGCAACAGCAGCCCTGA